One Euphorbia lathyris chromosome 1, ddEupLath1.1, whole genome shotgun sequence DNA segment encodes these proteins:
- the LOC136217384 gene encoding uncharacterized protein isoform X1 — protein MEKYLVPVEPSSEAPKRFQRHEWARSLIEVKGRFRRNYRHDLSALLTRSYSEVGVFPHLYHVDGVPCQTLRNRVISSVSYGEPPVPTSRQGISSLEFDTKGIYLVSVTKSGCLTVHDFESLYCQANDVLPLDFEEDESKHVLHLSLRQQLDVVRWNPANQDEVACTSMKKNDVLIFDISYISSEPVEVLRTKRTVTVHGSDVHKGLTDIAFSTIDKSRLFASDTNGVVNMWDRRIGSLPCLELTTNSRSTINSIQLNLENQVVFGAGRHGIIYMWDLRGGRVSAAFQSHKEMCHPPITCWKLASMLERIGTLKAQSAIVTKEVHSINFDPSCPYQLAFHLDDGWSGVLNMYDFEVTHVHCPPPAWLNDSNVSADLLYLRKPSWLPTYSVYAVGSASTNGIHLLDFYPDTSSPCHVDYSEKEERDVRDKQNKFVPLTEAVTACAAHPLNDTIVAGTKHSSLLVISQRKQSF, from the exons ATGGAGAAATATTTGGTTCCTGTTGAACCATCATCGGAAGCACCTAAACGCTTCCAGAG ACATGAATGGGCGAGGAGCCTAATTGAAGTGAAAGGGAGATTCAGACGCAATTACCGGCATGATCTTTCTGCTTTGCTTACGCGATCTTACTCCGAG GTTGGTGTATTTCCACATCTTTATCATGTAGATGGAGTTCCTTGTCAGACTCTT AGGAATAGGGTCATCAGCAGTGTTTCATATGGTGAACCGCCTGTTCCGACCTCAAG GCAAGGAATCTCTTCATTGGAATTTGATACCAAG GGAATTTACCTGGTATCTGTAACAAAATCCGGGTGCTTAACAGTACATGACTTTGAAAGTCTATACTGCCAGGCTAACGACGTGTTGCCGT TAGATTTCGAAGAAGATGAAAGCAAACATGTTTTACACCTTTCTTTGCGCCAGCAACTTGATGTTGTTCGTTGGAATCCGGCTAACCAAGATGAG GTTGCCTGCACATCCATGAAAAAGAATGATGTACTCATTTTTGACATAAGTTATATCTCTTCTGAACCAGTTGAA GTCTTAAGAACGAAGCGCACAGTGACTGTTCATGGGTCTGATGTTCATAAGGGTCTAACTGATATAGCTTTTTCTACGATTGACAAATCAAG GTTATTTGCGTCTGACACAAATGGTGTAGTTAATATGTGGGATAGAAGAATAGGTTCTCTTCCATGTCTTGAGCTCACTACTAATAGTCGCAGCACTATCAATAGTATCCAATTAAATCTGGAAAATCAA GTGGTTTTTGGGGCTGGAAGGCATGGGATAATTTATATGTGGGATCTTCGTGGAGGAAGAGTATCTGCTGCTTTTCAGAGTCATAAAGAG ATGTGCCATCCACCCATAACATGTTGGAAGCTTGCATCAATGCTAGAGAGAATTGGGACGCTAAAA GCACAATCAGCTATTGTCACCAAGGAGGTGCACTCTATTAATTTTGATCCTTCTTGTCCGTATCAGTTGGCATTCCATCTAGATGATGGTTG GTCAGGTGTTCTGAATATGTATGATTTTGAAGTTACACATGTACATTGCCCTCCCCCCGCTTGGTT GAACGATTCCAACGTTTCAGCTGATCTGTTGTACTTGAGAAAACCTTCTTGGTTGCCAACTTATTCA GTGTATGCGGTTGGATCAGCATCCACCAACGGCATTCATCTTTTGGATTTCTATCCGGACACTAGCTCTCCCTGCCATGTTGACTACAG TGAGAAGGAAGAGAGAGACGTCCGAGACAAACAAAACAAGTTTGTTCCATTGACTGAAGCTGTGACTGCTTGTGCTGCTCATCCACTCAATGACACCATTGTTGCTGGAACCAAG CATTCATCCTTGCTGGTTATATCGCAACGGAAGCAATCTTTCTGA
- the LOC136217384 gene encoding uncharacterized protein isoform X2, translating into MEKYLVPVEPSSEAPKRFQRHEWARSLIEVKGRFRRNYRHDLSALLTRSYSEVGVFPHLYHVDGVPCQTLRNRVISSVSYGEPPVPTSRQGISSLEFDTKGIYLVSVTKSGCLTVHDFESLYCQANDVLPYFEEDESKHVLHLSLRQQLDVVRWNPANQDEVACTSMKKNDVLIFDISYISSEPVEVLRTKRTVTVHGSDVHKGLTDIAFSTIDKSRLFASDTNGVVNMWDRRIGSLPCLELTTNSRSTINSIQLNLENQVVFGAGRHGIIYMWDLRGGRVSAAFQSHKEMCHPPITCWKLASMLERIGTLKAQSAIVTKEVHSINFDPSCPYQLAFHLDDGWSGVLNMYDFEVTHVHCPPPAWLNDSNVSADLLYLRKPSWLPTYSVYAVGSASTNGIHLLDFYPDTSSPCHVDYSEKEERDVRDKQNKFVPLTEAVTACAAHPLNDTIVAGTKHSSLLVISQRKQSF; encoded by the exons ATGGAGAAATATTTGGTTCCTGTTGAACCATCATCGGAAGCACCTAAACGCTTCCAGAG ACATGAATGGGCGAGGAGCCTAATTGAAGTGAAAGGGAGATTCAGACGCAATTACCGGCATGATCTTTCTGCTTTGCTTACGCGATCTTACTCCGAG GTTGGTGTATTTCCACATCTTTATCATGTAGATGGAGTTCCTTGTCAGACTCTT AGGAATAGGGTCATCAGCAGTGTTTCATATGGTGAACCGCCTGTTCCGACCTCAAG GCAAGGAATCTCTTCATTGGAATTTGATACCAAG GGAATTTACCTGGTATCTGTAACAAAATCCGGGTGCTTAACAGTACATGACTTTGAAAGTCTATACTGCCAGGCTAACGACGTGTTGCCGT ATTTCGAAGAAGATGAAAGCAAACATGTTTTACACCTTTCTTTGCGCCAGCAACTTGATGTTGTTCGTTGGAATCCGGCTAACCAAGATGAG GTTGCCTGCACATCCATGAAAAAGAATGATGTACTCATTTTTGACATAAGTTATATCTCTTCTGAACCAGTTGAA GTCTTAAGAACGAAGCGCACAGTGACTGTTCATGGGTCTGATGTTCATAAGGGTCTAACTGATATAGCTTTTTCTACGATTGACAAATCAAG GTTATTTGCGTCTGACACAAATGGTGTAGTTAATATGTGGGATAGAAGAATAGGTTCTCTTCCATGTCTTGAGCTCACTACTAATAGTCGCAGCACTATCAATAGTATCCAATTAAATCTGGAAAATCAA GTGGTTTTTGGGGCTGGAAGGCATGGGATAATTTATATGTGGGATCTTCGTGGAGGAAGAGTATCTGCTGCTTTTCAGAGTCATAAAGAG ATGTGCCATCCACCCATAACATGTTGGAAGCTTGCATCAATGCTAGAGAGAATTGGGACGCTAAAA GCACAATCAGCTATTGTCACCAAGGAGGTGCACTCTATTAATTTTGATCCTTCTTGTCCGTATCAGTTGGCATTCCATCTAGATGATGGTTG GTCAGGTGTTCTGAATATGTATGATTTTGAAGTTACACATGTACATTGCCCTCCCCCCGCTTGGTT GAACGATTCCAACGTTTCAGCTGATCTGTTGTACTTGAGAAAACCTTCTTGGTTGCCAACTTATTCA GTGTATGCGGTTGGATCAGCATCCACCAACGGCATTCATCTTTTGGATTTCTATCCGGACACTAGCTCTCCCTGCCATGTTGACTACAG TGAGAAGGAAGAGAGAGACGTCCGAGACAAACAAAACAAGTTTGTTCCATTGACTGAAGCTGTGACTGCTTGTGCTGCTCATCCACTCAATGACACCATTGTTGCTGGAACCAAG CATTCATCCTTGCTGGTTATATCGCAACGGAAGCAATCTTTCTGA
- the LOC136222401 gene encoding histone H3.2-like: MARTKQTARKSTGGKAPRKQLATKAARKSAPATGGVKKPHRFRPGTVALREIRKYQKSTELLIRKLPFQRLVREIAQDFKTDLRFQSSAVAALQEASEAYLVGLFEDTNLCAIHAKRVTIMPKDMQLARRIRGERA, encoded by the coding sequence ATGGCTCGTACTAAGCAAACAGCAAGGAAATCCACCGGAGGAAAGGCTCCTCGTAAGCAGCTAGCCACCAAGGCAGCCCGCAAATCAGCTCCTGCTACCGGAGGAGTGAAGAAGCCCCATCGTTTCAGGCCGGGAACAGTTGCTCTGCGAGAGATTAGGAAGTATCAGAAGAGCACTGAGCTGCTCATCAGGAAGCTTCCCTTCCAGAGGCTGGTGAGGGAAATTGCTCAGGATTTTAAGACGGATCTGAGGTTCCAAAGCAGCGCTGTTGCGGCTCTTCAAGAAGCTTCGGAGGCATACCTGGTTGGACTATTTGAGGACACAAATCTCTGCGCCATTCATGCCAAGAGGGTGACTATTATGCCCAAAGATATGCAATTGGCTCGTAGGATTAGGGGTGAGAGGGCTTAA